A portion of the Oxynema aestuarii AP17 genome contains these proteins:
- a CDS encoding rhomboid family intramembrane serine protease: MSSDESKALARELKTQIRLLGGAIAIMWILEFVDTIFLGQALNQYGIHPREISGLWGILWMPFLHGGFPHLIANTVPFLTLGWFVMLQDTGDFLFVTVVTTLLGGLGVWLIGASNSVHIGASGLVFGYLGFLISRGFFQRNFMSIALSLFVGFFYGGLIWGVLPTHPFISWEGHFCGLVSGAIAAKFLANKR, translated from the coding sequence ATGAGTAGCGACGAGAGCAAAGCACTCGCCCGGGAATTGAAAACCCAGATCCGCTTACTCGGTGGCGCGATCGCCATCATGTGGATTCTGGAGTTCGTCGATACCATTTTTCTCGGACAAGCCCTCAATCAATACGGCATTCATCCACGAGAAATAAGCGGATTGTGGGGGATTTTGTGGATGCCGTTTTTGCATGGAGGCTTTCCCCATTTAATAGCCAATACCGTTCCTTTTTTAACCCTCGGTTGGTTCGTGATGCTGCAAGACACGGGTGACTTTCTGTTCGTCACCGTCGTCACCACCCTCCTCGGCGGCTTAGGCGTGTGGCTGATTGGCGCCTCGAACTCGGTTCATATTGGGGCGAGTGGTTTGGTGTTCGGTTATTTGGGTTTTTTAATTTCGCGCGGCTTTTTTCAACGCAATTTTATGTCGATCGCCCTGTCATTATTCGTCGGCTTTTTCTATGGGGGCTTAATATGGGGGGTTTTGCCGACCCATCCGTTTATTTCTTGGGAAGGCCATTTCTGCGGGTTGGTCAGTGGCGCGATCGCCGCTAAATTCTTGGCTAACAAGAGATAA
- a CDS encoding DUF6544 family protein, with protein sequence MQSIAIATAISAGLFLALPLVLFWGFQIVPSPFPPPTQVSRDRGSLGVPDDLPEPIRRYLASCTSADLPQVESAMIWGRAKFKLGFAYSMLRFKSFYRQGEFCREMELTWFGLPLMRAVDSYIGGEGKLQVRGLMNLFQTGEEIAEGQVLALWAEEVAMLPPMAIAHPGVRWEAIDETHCSAYLPFGDREVRLQLAFDPKTAAIARIEALRYRQPGEDRIPWEITLSELRSFGPLRVPARAIVRWQDDDRPYWIGTLEGIAYNIDVSPQIPPGDRRVDLPS encoded by the coding sequence ATGCAAAGTATAGCGATCGCGACCGCGATCTCGGCGGGCTTATTTCTGGCTTTACCCCTGGTACTTTTTTGGGGCTTTCAAATCGTCCCCAGTCCATTTCCACCGCCGACGCAAGTCAGCCGCGATCGCGGTTCCCTCGGCGTTCCCGACGACTTACCCGAACCGATCCGGCGATATTTAGCATCCTGCACTAGCGCGGATCTGCCCCAGGTGGAATCGGCGATGATTTGGGGACGGGCCAAATTTAAACTCGGCTTTGCTTATAGCATGTTACGGTTTAAAAGTTTTTACCGTCAGGGAGAATTTTGCCGGGAAATGGAGTTAACCTGGTTTGGATTGCCCCTGATGAGGGCCGTGGACTCTTACATCGGCGGCGAAGGAAAGCTACAAGTACGCGGCTTGATGAATCTGTTCCAAACTGGAGAAGAGATCGCCGAAGGGCAGGTGTTGGCGCTATGGGCCGAAGAAGTCGCCATGTTGCCGCCGATGGCGATCGCCCATCCCGGCGTCCGTTGGGAGGCGATCGACGAGACACATTGTTCCGCTTATTTACCCTTTGGCGATCGCGAAGTGCGCTTGCAACTCGCATTCGACCCGAAAACCGCCGCCATCGCCCGGATCGAAGCTTTACGCTACCGTCAACCGGGCGAAGATCGTATTCCTTGGGAGATTACCTTATCGGAACTTCGTTCTTTCGGTCCCTTGCGCGTTCCCGCCCGGGCGATCGTGCGCTGGCAAGATGACGATCGCCCCTACTGGATCGGCACTTTGGAAGGGATCGCCTACAACATCGACGTTTCGCCACAGATTCCACCGGGCGATCGCCGGGTCGATCTCCCTTCGTGA
- a CDS encoding RNA-guided endonuclease InsQ/TnpB family protein, translated as MLVLTYSYRIYPDLEQELQMLNWLETCRQVYNYAVGERKDWIDSRKCSVNACTLQKEYIIPANAPYPDYYHQKKALTEAKKTNPELKAVHSQVLQDVMGRVDAAFVAFHQKRTGFPRFKKFGRMRSFLFPQMKGEAIDGNSIKLPKIGQVPINLHRPIPEGFDLKAVRVVRKHSGWYVMLILKANVDIPDIPPEGHALGLDVGLEYFLSTSDGEQVSRPRFFNKLHRKLKSLQRRLKGKQKGSKNWLKLIERIGRVHENIANYRLDWQFKLAHHLCDRAGIIFVEDLDFRTLAKGFLGKQMIDAGLGQFVNIVLPWVCWKRGVYYSKVNPRGTSQECPECGAQVRKELKDRIHHCSECGSIKPRDVASAQVIRNRGLSVVGLTADEIACGRVRSEALPRQDRTKQVVAGAIR; from the coding sequence ATGCTTGTATTGACCTACTCATACCGGATTTACCCAGATCTCGAACAAGAACTCCAGATGCTGAATTGGCTGGAGACTTGCCGCCAGGTCTACAACTATGCGGTCGGAGAGCGCAAGGACTGGATCGACAGTCGGAAGTGCTCGGTCAATGCTTGCACTCTCCAGAAGGAGTACATCATCCCAGCTAACGCCCCATATCCCGATTACTACCACCAGAAAAAGGCATTAACTGAAGCCAAGAAAACGAACCCCGAACTCAAGGCAGTTCATTCTCAGGTGCTTCAGGATGTCATGGGGAGGGTTGATGCTGCTTTCGTCGCCTTCCACCAAAAGCGAACTGGGTTTCCTCGGTTCAAGAAATTTGGTCGGATGCGGTCATTTCTGTTTCCGCAGATGAAGGGCGAGGCGATTGATGGCAACAGCATTAAGCTGCCAAAGATCGGCCAGGTGCCTATCAACTTGCATCGCCCCATCCCAGAGGGCTTCGATCTGAAAGCCGTTCGGGTCGTGCGGAAGCATTCAGGCTGGTACGTCATGCTGATTCTAAAAGCCAACGTTGATATACCCGACATCCCGCCAGAAGGTCATGCCCTGGGGCTGGATGTGGGTCTGGAGTATTTTCTATCCACCTCTGATGGCGAGCAGGTTTCTCGTCCTCGTTTCTTCAATAAGCTGCACCGCAAGCTGAAATCGCTGCAACGTAGGCTAAAAGGGAAGCAGAAGGGGTCGAAAAACTGGCTCAAGTTAATCGAGCGGATCGGTAGAGTTCACGAAAATATTGCGAATTACCGTCTGGACTGGCAGTTTAAGCTGGCTCATCATCTCTGCGATCGAGCCGGGATAATATTTGTTGAAGACTTGGACTTCAGGACACTCGCTAAGGGCTTCCTCGGCAAACAGATGATTGATGCTGGCTTGGGTCAGTTCGTCAACATTGTGCTGCCGTGGGTGTGCTGGAAGCGTGGTGTCTACTACAGCAAGGTCAATCCTAGAGGCACCAGCCAGGAATGCCCTGAGTGTGGGGCTCAAGTCCGCAAGGAATTAAAAGACCGTATTCACCATTGCAGTGAATGCGGTTCCATCAAGCCCAGAGATGTTGCCAGCGCTCAAGTTATTCGCAATCGTGGCCTCTCAGTCGTGGGTCTCACGGCTGATGAAATCGCCTGTGGACGGGTTCGGTCGGAGGCATTGCCTAGACAAGACCGAACGAAGCAGGTAGTCGCTGGAGCGATCCGGTGA
- a CDS encoding SIMPL domain-containing protein, producing the protein MKVTGAWRPRLNVWSQVTALTLALGIVQMGALDPAIAQEQRLRILNVSGQGIVSIPTSLTQVSLGVEVQGKTAEEVQQEVARRSSAVVELLRSRNVEKLETTGIRLNPIYNYTNNRQIISGYSASNIVSFRIATERAGNLLDEAVRAGATRIDGISFVATDEAIAAARQQALRQATEDAQAQADTVLSTLNLTRREIVNIQINASMPTPQPLILRESAAVAQSSTPVVGGEQQVQANVSLEISY; encoded by the coding sequence ATGAAAGTGACTGGAGCATGGCGTCCTCGCCTCAATGTTTGGAGTCAGGTTACTGCTCTAACCTTAGCATTGGGAATCGTTCAGATGGGCGCCCTCGACCCGGCGATCGCCCAAGAGCAACGCTTGAGAATCCTCAACGTAAGCGGACAGGGCATCGTTTCGATTCCGACGAGTTTGACCCAAGTCAGTTTGGGGGTAGAAGTCCAGGGCAAAACCGCAGAAGAAGTACAGCAGGAAGTGGCGCGGCGATCGTCGGCGGTGGTGGAGTTACTGCGATCGCGCAATGTAGAGAAGTTAGAAACCACGGGCATTCGTCTCAACCCGATTTACAACTATACCAACAACCGACAAATCATTAGCGGATATTCGGCGAGTAATATCGTCAGTTTCCGCATCGCCACCGAACGCGCGGGCAATCTCCTCGATGAAGCGGTACGAGCAGGAGCTACGCGCATTGACGGCATTAGCTTTGTCGCCACGGACGAGGCGATCGCCGCCGCCCGCCAGCAAGCCTTACGCCAAGCCACCGAAGACGCCCAAGCCCAAGCCGATACAGTTTTAAGTACCCTCAACCTCACCCGTCGCGAAATTGTTAACATCCAAATTAATGCCAGTATGCCCACTCCCCAACCATTAATCCTGCGCGAAAGCGCCGCCGTGGCCCAGTCGAGTACCCCGGTCGTCGGCGGCGAACAACAGGTGCAGGCCAATGTTTCATTAGAGATTAGTTATTGA
- a CDS encoding sensor histidine kinase produces MTHPDFPQSDAHSSGNDRPPRRRRLLPGWMGSLPFGLPFARQDRTRSWRIHEKIGYGYSIAIAIGFVGSIAGMLVADYYQGKGVEQFVDAQEQFHLLSHFKDLAVTIQLQGSRFPGAIDDSQQLRVRRETFLKQSDRLGELKTDIEDYLNSNPAWLADRPSAILALLSEYESHLNTYVGQIETSLKAVDPLSTTSTSVETARSQLIRIASGEQAEQLDRLGAELSDLLEIARIQQQQGAIVMEDAQGVEKFMIVFGALLSVAIAGIIAWRTTRAIAEPIVGVTDMAERVAREADFSLRSPVNSELQEIDSLATSLNHLIAKVAQRTEELETAKDTAEKANHAKSTFLANMSHELRTPLNAIVGYSEMLEEDAQDFGYSDLIPDLQKIRTAGRHLLTLINDILDLSKIEAGRMDLYLENFELERLLESVVTTVEPLIEKNGNSLQFDGNCPVKTMYADATKVRQILFNLLSNAAKFTHNGEISLTVTRSPRDNGSDGLYFQVKDTGIGMSEEQQKKLFQPFTQGDASTTRKYGGTGLGLAISHHFCEMMGGEITLSSQRDRGSIFTVCLPIDCSQEIAATLKVSL; encoded by the coding sequence GTGACCCATCCCGATTTCCCGCAATCCGATGCTCATTCTTCCGGCAACGATCGCCCGCCTCGACGGCGGCGGTTGTTGCCGGGGTGGATGGGATCTTTGCCCTTTGGTTTGCCATTTGCCCGCCAAGATCGTACCCGTTCTTGGCGCATTCACGAAAAAATCGGTTATGGCTATTCGATCGCCATTGCGATTGGTTTTGTCGGTTCGATCGCCGGAATGCTCGTAGCCGATTACTATCAAGGCAAAGGGGTCGAGCAGTTTGTCGATGCTCAAGAACAATTTCACCTACTCAGTCATTTTAAAGACCTCGCCGTTACCATCCAATTACAGGGGTCGAGATTTCCCGGGGCGATCGACGATTCCCAACAATTACGGGTCCGTCGCGAAACCTTTTTAAAGCAGAGCGATCGCCTCGGGGAGTTAAAAACAGACATTGAAGACTATTTAAACAGCAACCCGGCGTGGTTGGCCGATCGCCCGAGTGCGATCCTCGCCTTACTCTCCGAATATGAAAGCCATTTAAACACCTACGTCGGACAAATCGAAACCAGCTTAAAAGCGGTCGATCCGTTGTCAACGACCTCGACTTCCGTCGAGACGGCGCGATCGCAGTTAATCCGAATCGCCAGTGGGGAACAAGCCGAACAGCTCGATCGCCTCGGCGCCGAGTTGAGCGACCTGTTAGAAATCGCCCGAATTCAGCAACAACAAGGGGCGATCGTCATGGAAGACGCCCAAGGGGTGGAAAAATTCATGATAGTTTTCGGTGCGTTGCTCTCGGTAGCGATCGCCGGAATCATTGCCTGGCGGACGACACGGGCGATCGCCGAACCGATCGTCGGCGTCACCGACATGGCCGAACGAGTCGCCCGCGAGGCGGATTTTAGCCTGCGATCGCCCGTCAACAGCGAATTACAAGAAATCGATTCCCTCGCCACCTCCCTCAATCATCTGATCGCCAAAGTCGCCCAACGCACGGAAGAACTGGAAACCGCTAAAGATACGGCAGAAAAAGCCAATCACGCCAAAAGTACGTTTCTGGCGAATATGAGCCACGAATTGCGAACCCCTTTAAATGCGATCGTCGGCTACAGTGAAATGCTCGAAGAAGACGCTCAAGACTTTGGCTACAGCGATTTAATCCCGGACTTGCAAAAAATTCGGACTGCAGGCAGGCATTTATTAACCTTAATTAATGACATTCTCGATTTATCCAAAATCGAAGCGGGACGCATGGATCTCTATCTCGAAAACTTCGAGTTAGAGCGGCTGCTCGAAAGTGTCGTAACCACCGTGGAACCGTTAATCGAAAAAAACGGAAATTCTCTCCAATTCGACGGCAATTGTCCGGTGAAAACTATGTATGCCGACGCGACAAAAGTGCGGCAAATTTTATTTAATTTACTCAGTAATGCGGCGAAATTTACCCACAATGGTGAAATTAGCTTGACGGTGACACGATCGCCCCGCGACAACGGTAGCGATGGCCTGTATTTTCAAGTGAAAGATACGGGCATCGGCATGTCAGAAGAACAGCAAAAAAAACTGTTTCAACCCTTTACTCAAGGGGATGCCTCGACGACGCGCAAATACGGCGGGACGGGCTTGGGATTGGCCATCAGCCATCATTTTTGCGAGATGATGGGCGGCGAAATTACCCTGAGCAGCCAGCGCGATCGCGGCTCCATTTTTACGGTTTGTCTTCCCATAGATTGTTCCCAAGAGATCGCCGCTACCCTCAAGGTTTCCCTTTAA
- a CDS encoding J domain-containing protein has product MMAKKQKKQKKETGDRDRPVAETNLASTSPDARFQFLQERQKKILTLIKRKRTELSNLTEQMQEIARSMLYHGQPIYEQAQQLDREIHELFHDIFTKRKFAKKTKLEIREVYEILQFTGRISPHFDEEDEDFAREEEAEAEREHPNEENDDSFDDEDGSEWGSHSLFEENHAPRPSRDMRKLFLKLADRFHPDKIADPEKREHYTEIMKEVNIAYKSGDFARLLEIEQQSEYEQKIETSQNDRDRQCKQLEHDLKILERQYEQLKDQVRETRNTPQGMMVKEYRKAKREGMDLVEASLEQFKAELESLEQIRDFVKDFRDRKITLKEFLCGPSRRQPLDLDNIEDVIDELAKNGIHIHF; this is encoded by the coding sequence ATGATGGCTAAAAAACAGAAAAAGCAGAAAAAAGAAACAGGCGATCGCGATCGCCCCGTCGCGGAAACTAACCTGGCGTCTACCTCTCCAGACGCCCGCTTCCAGTTTCTACAAGAACGACAAAAAAAGATATTGACCTTAATTAAGCGAAAGCGAACGGAACTGTCAAACTTAACCGAACAGATGCAAGAGATTGCGCGATCGATGCTCTATCACGGTCAACCCATTTACGAACAAGCACAACAGCTCGATCGCGAAATTCACGAATTATTTCACGATATTTTTACCAAGCGCAAATTTGCTAAAAAAACCAAACTCGAAATTCGAGAAGTTTACGAAATACTCCAATTTACAGGTCGTATCAGTCCCCATTTCGACGAAGAAGACGAAGACTTCGCCCGGGAGGAAGAAGCCGAAGCCGAACGGGAACATCCGAATGAGGAAAATGACGACAGTTTCGACGACGAAGATGGTTCGGAATGGGGCAGTCATTCCCTATTTGAAGAAAACCATGCCCCTCGTCCTTCGCGGGATATGAGAAAACTGTTTCTAAAATTGGCCGATCGCTTTCACCCGGATAAAATTGCCGATCCGGAAAAAAGAGAGCATTATACCGAAATCATGAAAGAGGTTAATATTGCTTATAAAAGTGGCGATTTTGCCCGCTTGTTGGAAATTGAACAACAAAGCGAATACGAGCAAAAAATTGAAACTTCACAAAACGATCGCGATCGCCAGTGCAAGCAACTCGAACACGATCTAAAAATTCTCGAACGGCAATACGAACAATTAAAAGACCAAGTTCGCGAAACCCGCAACACCCCTCAAGGGATGATGGTCAAAGAATATCGCAAAGCCAAACGAGAAGGCATGGATTTAGTGGAAGCCTCCCTCGAACAATTTAAAGCCGAACTCGAATCCCTCGAACAGATTCGCGATTTCGTTAAAGATTTTCGCGATCGAAAGATAACGCTGAAGGAATTTTTATGCGGTCCGTCCCGTCGCCAACCCTTGGATTTGGACAATATCGAAGATGTCATCGACGAACTGGCAAAAAATGGGATTCACATCCATTTTTAA
- a CDS encoding calcium/sodium antiporter, translating to MFSFSLMLWAAIFVLSLFILVQASDYFTDAAERLGIFLGFHPFIIGVTIVAIGTSLPELASSIAAVLQQSSEVVLGNVVGSNITNIFLIVGVASAMSRKFKITYHSLKVDLQIFLSSAFLLCLAVGDRDFSAGDAWLSLGGFIIYLLYAVLSHPNTLETSGESSERDAEEDPAEDTANCLKKPDRFPVKSLAIAIVSLIFIWGSAEYTIESVTKISEFLQIGKEVIAISAVAFGTSLPELIVTIVATRKGNPEMAVGNVLGSNIFNCFAVMGVAGAIDNLEIAPVIIAEGLPAMLAGTILFFLTTQNKQFSRWEGLLFFVFYGWFIGELFDFL from the coding sequence ATGTTTTCCTTTTCCTTAATGCTTTGGGCTGCCATTTTTGTTCTCAGTCTATTTATCCTCGTTCAAGCCTCGGATTATTTTACCGATGCTGCGGAGAGACTGGGAATTTTTCTCGGATTTCACCCGTTTATTATTGGCGTTACGATCGTGGCGATCGGGACGTCCCTGCCCGAATTAGCCTCATCGATCGCCGCCGTTTTGCAACAGTCCTCGGAAGTCGTTCTCGGTAACGTCGTCGGTTCTAATATTACCAATATTTTTCTGATTGTGGGAGTCGCTTCGGCGATGTCCCGTAAATTTAAAATTACTTACCATTCCCTCAAAGTAGACTTGCAGATTTTTCTATCGTCAGCATTTTTACTCTGTCTCGCCGTCGGAGATCGCGACTTTTCCGCCGGGGATGCCTGGTTATCTTTGGGCGGCTTTATTATTTATCTTCTTTATGCAGTTTTGTCGCATCCGAATACTTTGGAAACCTCCGGTGAATCTTCCGAACGAGATGCCGAAGAAGATCCCGCAGAAGACACCGCCAATTGTTTAAAAAAACCCGATCGCTTTCCCGTCAAAAGTTTAGCGATCGCGATCGTTAGCTTAATTTTTATTTGGGGAAGTGCGGAATATACGATCGAATCGGTGACTAAAATTTCGGAATTTCTTCAAATCGGAAAAGAAGTGATTGCCATCAGTGCAGTCGCCTTTGGAACCTCTTTACCCGAACTGATCGTGACCATTGTTGCCACCCGTAAAGGCAATCCAGAAATGGCCGTCGGCAATGTTTTGGGGTCTAATATTTTTAACTGCTTTGCCGTGATGGGCGTGGCGGGGGCGATCGATAATTTAGAAATTGCCCCGGTGATTATCGCCGAAGGATTGCCCGCCATGCTAGCGGGAACGATCTTGTTTTTCCTCACCACACAAAACAAACAATTTAGCCGTTGGGAAGGCTTATTATTTTTTGTTTTTTACGGTTGGTTTATCGGCGAACTCTTTGACTTCTTGTAA